GACGAATTTTTTCAGTGTCAAGTGAATATGAGATACCCAAAGAAACCTATCAAATCAAGGATTAATCATAAATTTTTCACTGCGAAAGTTGAGTTATATTAAAGTTAAACCACTTTTGAATTTACACTTTAGACATTAAAAATGACTTGCTTTTATCTACTTATCTGAATGATGAACTGGGATAAAAATTTAGATGTTTGTAAATTTTTCAGTGGAATTTAACTGAAAGTAGTAGGATATAGCTTTTCATGATAGCCATTTGTAATTTGGTTAGAATTCACATATAACAAGTTCTTCTACTCTTTTCGTTACAAGAAAAGTATCCACATCCGATACTGTCCGATTTGTGTCGAATACAATCCAACTTCTGTCGAATACGATCCAAACATTCACATTTACTGTCGATTATCTAAAAATAACGAAAATATTGAACCGAACTGGCAAACAATTTGTTGTTCCTAAAAAATATCGGTGAAGAAAACAAACAATGAGCGGACAATAAGATGCCGTCAGCTTTCAAATAGAAGAGTTACAAGAGGCATGACGGTTCTTTTGTTTGCCAAATGATAGTAGGGGAAACATAGGATTGCTAGATTTCCACTAGTTCGATAAAATGAAAATATCAGAAATTCCTTTTTTTACTAGATGATCTCAATGCATTGTGGTTCTTATTCCTATGAGGGATTCAGCTCAAATCTTTCCTCAATTTATTTAATGTCCTTCGAGAAAATAAAAAATTTCCCTTAATACAGTGAGGAGATTTCAATGATAAAAGGCAAAACGATTGAACAATGGAAGCAAGAAATTCCGTTATTAAATGATGTAATTTCTTTAAAAGAAGCATTATGGGTAAATACGAACTATCAACAAGTTCATCAAGCGCTGAAAGAATGTCCGTTAACGATGGCGGATGTAAAAGAGGCTGAAGAACGATTACATCGATTTGCGCCATATATTTCAAAGGTCTTTCCTGAAACGAAAGATCAAAACGGAATAATTGAATCACCAGTTGTACACATTCCCAATATGAAACGCTCACTGCAAGAGCATTTTCAAATGGATCTGCCGGGTGATTTCTTGCTTAAATGTGATAGCCACCTTCCTATTTCAGGCTCCATAAAAGCAAGAGGCGGCATTTATGAAGTGCTAAAGCATGCAGAAGATCTTGCGATAAAACATGGGCTGATCTCAAAAGAAGATAACTATGCGAAATTGGCTGATGAGTCGTTTCGAACGTTTTTTTCGAACTTTTCCATTGCAGTTGGGTCAACAGGCAATTTAGGTTTAAGCATCGGCATTATGAGTGCAAAGCTCGGCTTTCAAGTGACGGTTCATATGTCACATGATGCGAAAAAGTGGAAAAAGGACTTGCTTCGAAAATACGGGGTAAAGGTCGTAGAACATCAAGAAGATTATTCAAAAGCGGTGGCAGAAGGCAGAAAGCAAGCAGAAAAGGACTCAACTTGTTATTTTATTGATGATGAAAATTCACAGCATTTATTTTTAGGGTACGCAGTAGCGGCTTTAAGGCTGCAAAAACAATTACAAAAAATGAATATTCAAGTGAACGAAGACCATCCTCTTTTTGTTTATTTACCATGTGGCGTTGGCGGCGGTCCTGGCGGTGTAACGTTCGGCTTAAAGCTCATTTTTCAAGACCATGTCCATTGTTTTTTTGCTGAACCGACTCATTCTCCGTGCATGCTGCTCGGTTTATTAACGGGTCTACACGATCAAGTATCCGTTCAGTCCTTTGGAATAGATAATGAGACGATTGCAGACGGGTTAGCTGTCGGAACACCTTCTAAGTTTGTTGGAAAATTAATAGAGCCGTTGTTAAGCGGAATTTATACGGCTTCAGATGAACAGCTTTACAAATTACTAACGATGATGATGGATTGTGAACATATTCATTTAGAACCGTCTGCTTTAGCAAGTGTTTACGGACCTATTCAATTAATGAAAAAAGGAAATGAATATATTCAACAACAAAACCTCCTAAGCAAGCTGAAAAAAGCAACACATCTGATGTGGGCTACTGGTGGTAGCATGGTTCCGAAAGAAGTGATGGAGGAAGACTATAAAAAAGGAAAAGAATTATTAAAGTGATGGTTATGGAGAGCTTCTCGAATGTCTATCAAGAGGCCTTTGTATGATGCGTGTCAAAAAAACTTATCCGAGTATAAAATGTCGTCGACCTCCTGTAGCGTCAAAACCCCGGGGGATCGACGACATTTTCATTTTGGAAGAAAAACAGAGAAAAAAGAAAAGATATGATTTTTGAGAAATTGATATTTTTTAAAAAGGCTGTTTTCGTAAACTATGTTGCTTTTCGACTGTCCATGAGCCGAACAAAGCACGTGGTCGGACAAATTAAATTTGTCCGATCATCGACTTTTGTTCGGTTCACGTCACGCTTTAGCGTGACATAGCAAGCGTATCGCTTGCCTGGCAGTCGAAAAGCTATAATAGCAATATTCTTAATATACAAAAATATTATTTAAGCACTTTTTTTTCCTTAATAACTCAAATTCTCACTAAAATATTTCTTGTGTCACAACTTTTCTATTTTGAGAAAGATTTTAAAAATTCATTATTGATATTTTTTTATTATTTTATTAAAATATGTTTTAAATATTTTGAAAAAATAAACTAGGGAGTGCTAGATGATGGTTACATTTGTCGCAGCAATTATTCTACTCATTCTTGGTTATTTTGTTTATTCGAAAGTAGTGGAAAAAATATTTGGAGTGAATGATGAAAATGTGACGCCTGCTTATTCGCAAGCGGATGGGCTTGATTATACACCGATTAGCTGGTGGAAGGGAACGCTAATTCAGCTTCTCAATATTGCCGGTTTAGGACCAATTTTTGGGGCGATTATGGGAGCTTTATACGGTCCTGTTGCCTTTATTTGGATTGTTATTGGAAGTATTTTTGCCGGTGCGGTGCACGATTATTTTTCGGGTATGTTATCGTTGCGTCATAACGGGGAGCAATATCCTTCACTCGTTGGCCGCTATTTAGGGAAGAGTGTAAAAGCGGTCATTAATGTTCTTTCCCTTATTTTAATGATTCTTGTCGCAGCTGCTTTTACAGCAGGTCCTGCTCAATTAATTTCACAGGTAACACCGTTAAGCTATATGGCCGCTATTTTAGTGGTGTTTGCGTACTTTATTTTAGCGGCACTTTTACCAGTCAATAAAGTAATTGGAAAAATTTATCCCGTTTTCGGGGCTGTGTTATTATTTATGGCCGTTTCCATTGCGGTTGGGCTATTTTTTATGAATCAACCGATTCCGAATTTAACTTTTGAAAATCTACATCCGCAGCAATTGCCAATTTGGCCGTTATTAATGGTCACAATCTCTTGTGGAGCGATTTCTGGATTCCATTCAACTCAAAGTCCAATTATCGCTAGAACGATGAAAAAGGAAAGTGATGGTCGGAAAATTTTTTACGGTGCGATGATTTTGGAAGGGATCATTGCGTTAATTTGGGCCGCAGCTGGTATGACATTCTTTGGAGGTACAGATGGATTAGCCCAAGCGTTAACAGAAGGCGGACCAGCTGGTGTAGTCAATGAAATTAGTACTTCTCTGCTCGGACAACTAGGGGGTATTTTAGCGATATTAGGGGTCATTATATTACCGGTGACAACAGGAGATACGGCGTTAAGATCTTCGCGAATGATGCTTGTTGATTTAGTGAAACAAATGGGGATGAAAGTGGACTCCTATAAGAAAACGGTATTACTTACAGCACCCGTTATTGTCGTAACTTTTGCATTAACTCAGATGGATTACTCCTTTCTCTGGCGTTATGTAGGATGGACAAACCAAGTTGTGGCAACCGTGATGCTTTGGACGGGAGCGATTTATTTGCTGCAAAACGGAAAGTTCCACTGGATTTGCAGTGTTCCCGCCATGTTTATGACAAGTATTGTCGGCACCTACATCTTTTACGCACCAGAAGGTTTTCAAATGGCATTTGAAAGCTCCATGATCTTTGGCATTGTCATCACATTATCTGTCATTTTTTGGTTTATGTTGCAAGTGAAAAAGTCAAAAAATTCTAGCTTTCATCAACTAGAAAAAGTTGCTTCTTAAAGCTGCCTATTCGGGCGGCTTATTTTTTAACAAAAATGAAAAAATTTTATAATAATATAAATTCAGGGAATTTGCATGACAATGTAGCGAATGCTTTCATAGATTGGAGGAAAATAAATTGCCATTTGATTTATTAGTAGCGATTTTTGCGATTTTTATTTTGCGTGAGCTGATCTAAACGAAAAATGAATGAATTGAATTCAGGCGTATTGATTAACCAATAATAACCAGTTGAGATGGCTCTATTTCTAGCTTTTCTGCCGACTGGGCATGCTATACGCATGCCCTTCTCGAACAATGAACGTTTTGCGGGCAAATAAATTTGCCCGCTGGCGTTCTTGTTCGAGGGATGTGGCAGAAAAGCTTGTGTTCAGCCATACGATTCTGTATGTTTAAGTAAAATAATGGATAATCAACACTTGTGAATTGAATTAAAGGAATATGTTAAAAATTTCTCTCTTTACTCATTAATATAGTATCGTAAAAAATCTAAGTTCGAGGTTGGGACCGTTTTGATCACGTTTCCGCTTTCATCTTTGTATATTTCATATTCCCGATAGGTTTCGACTAAGTAACCATTTATGATTTCCCTTTTTTCCAATCTTTTTTCTAGTGTATAAGAAAGCCCTTCTGCCTCATCTTTCATTTCCTTTTCATCGACGCCATCACCACTAACAGGAGTACTGTCGATATCTCCTAAAACAACCGTATTTGCCTTTTGCATATCCTCGTGATCCAGATATGCGGCGAAAAGAATGATGATGAAAAGAGGCAGCATCGAAATCCATTTTAAAAATTGATTTTTCACTTTTTTCACCTTCCTCGTGAAAAGTGTATGCGTGTCCGAAAAAATATTTCCATCTTTCTTCATAATCACTTCAAGAAATTTCCTAATTTATGTGATATTATGGCTTTAAAAGTAGATTGATCAAAAAATGGAAACGTGTTCATGAAGGACCTATTTAGACGGAAATCAGATTATTGAAAAAAGCATGAGGGGAGAAAATAAATGAGTTTATCAAAAGAAACAACGACAATTGGTTTTATTGGAACTGGTGTTATGGGGAAAAGTATGGCGAATCATCTTTTAAATGCAGGTTATCGTGTTTACGTGTATAATCGGACGAAGGAAAAAGCGGAAACGTTAATTCAGCAAGGGGCCATTTGGTCAAATAGTGTTCAAGGTTTAGCCAGTCAGGCGAATGTGATCATCACAATCGTCGGTTATCCACAAGATGTAGAGGAAATTTATTTAGGAGAACACGGAATTTTAAATACGGCAAAGCCAGGTACATATGTCATAGATATGACGACTTCAAGCCCTCGTTTAGCGAAGAAAATTTTTCAAGCATCTCAAGAAAAAGGAATACATGCATTAGATGCACCTGTATCAGGTGGGGATGTTGGGGCAAGGGAAGCGACATTATCGATAATGGTTGGAGGAGAAAAGGAAGATTTTGAAACGGTTCACCCCCTTTTGAAATTAATGGGGACAAATATTGTTTTACAAGGAAAGGCTGGAGCCGGCCAATATACGAAAATGTGTAACCAAATCGCCATTGCCTCGAACATGATCGGGGTGTGTGAAGCCATTTTATACGCCAAAAAATCTGGACTTGATCCGAAAAACGTTCTTAAAAGTATTGAAAATGGGGCAGCCGGGAGCTGGTCGCTCAGTCATTTAGCCCCTCGCATTATTGATGGAGACTTTAATCCAGGATTTTACGTAAAGCATTTTATCAAGGATATGAACATTGCGCTTGAATCGGCAGAGGAATTGGGTGTTCAAACTCCTGGACTAAGTTTGGCAAAATCATTATATGAGCAATTGGCTGAAATGGGAGAAGAAAATAGCGGAACACATGCATTATATAAACTATTGGAATCAATGTAAAAGCTGCTCCATCCTTTTTTAGTTTTTGTAATGAAGTTTAAAAAAGGTTTCCAAAAAGCAATCGGTCGTTCGCCGATTGCTTCAAGTCTTATCTCTCACTGAAGATATCGTGATTTACGTATTTTTTCTAATTGATCAAAGCGATAAATTGTGCGAAAAAAACAAGTGAACTTCCGATCCATTAATCGAAAGTTTTCTTTTTTTAAACAAAAAAATCATGATTCCGCTTGATCATCATCTACTAACTTTACGACAAACACATATGCAAGATCACTTTCTTGAATGGCTTTAGGAAGTGATCCGTCTTCTGAACGGTCATTTGTGCTTAATGGTCCTTTTTTTGTTCCATACCATGCTCCAATTATCGTAGGTTCATTCTTTTTTAAAGAAATTTTTTCAAAGATGTTATGGTTAAATGAGTATGCTTGAATGTTTTCAACTTCACTTGCAACTCTTATATTGCCGGAAGGTGTGCCGATTATCCACTCGATTTTGTTTTCCTCCTTATTCATATTTGTATCATCAACATAACCAAAAGAGATGATGGTGTTTTGAAATATTGATTTGACTTCTCGAAATTCGTTGGCCATCAATAGTTTTTTCGTTGGCTTCCCATTTTGATATTCTTCTACATATAGCTCTAAGTCTTCGTTTTCATGTAATGTTCCATTTAGCTTAAAGAACATCATTTGCACAGCCGTTTTCGATATAAGTGTTTGTTCATGTTCATTTAACAAATACGGTTCAACGGTTAGCGGTGCTGATTTTTCCTCATTAGGTGAATGTGAGCAGCTTATGAGAAAGCTCATCATCAAAAGGAGAAAAATAAATTTTGGCAAAAGAAAGCCCCCCTAAATAGATCATCTAACTTTATTTTATAAGAAATGTCACGGTATTTACGATAAAAAAAAACACCCGAAAACTCGGGTGATGAAGAATGGGGGAATACTTGGAATCTAATCCTATTTTGAACAAATATTTGAACATTTATACAATGCAACGATATTTTTGTATGTATTTATTCAACAGACTGATCATTGACAACAGTAGCAAATCCCCTCTAATATGTTAACTATAAATATAAAATAGTTAACAGAATCGTGATGAAAGGTGTGATCATCTATAAAACAAAGACGTTTTTACAGTTTACGAATGAGAGCAGCGGAAGGTGGAGCGCACGAGGATGGGGGAAAGCATATTTCGGGTGGGGAAAAGCTAGCTAGATTTGAAGACCTGCAGGAAAACGCCCTTTACTTAATGCAAAAAGCCTTCACTCATGCGAGAGGCACTCCTGATTTTTTTCAGTTAAAAGTAGAAGCGATTTCAGAGCCGATTCAATTTATCCCACCACTTCAACCAAAATGGCATGATGTCAAAACCGTTTCAAAAGGGAGACAGCTGGCTAAGCATTTTCTTTCCCAATGTGGTATTGGTGATTCTGTTATTGAACAAAGCTTTGTTGAACTGGAACAAAATTATCATGTTCGTGGTGCGATTGTCATAGACGTTCATACGGGAAGGCGGATCGATGACCGAGAGAATCGAGGTATACGTGTTACAAGGTTTGATTGGGATCCAAATAGCTATAAAAAATGGCTAAAAGAAGAAAGCATAAAAGACAACACGAGAATGAAAGAAGCAATCGCGCTTGCGACAAAGGTTTGTTCACATGAGGCAACGGTTGCAGAGCTTTGCTGGTCCGATGATCCGGATTACACTACAGGATATGTGGCGAGTCCGAATTTTGGCTATCAACGAATATCGCCATTAAAAGAACTTGGCGACGAACAAGGGGGGCGTATTATTTTTGTCGACTTAAAGGAAGATCTTGAAAGCTATCTTTCTTTTTTGGAAAAAACACCTGTTTTGATCGGATGGGAGGAGAAGGAATGGATTTAATTGAAAAAAGTAAAAAGTATTTATGGCTACCGTTTACACAAATGAAGGATTATGATGAAAATCCGCTTATTATTGAAAGTGGGGAAGGGATTAAAGTAAAGGATATTCATGGGAAGGAATATTATGATGCTTTTTCTTCCGTATGGCTGAATGTTCATGGACATCGTAAAAAAGAATTAAATGATGCGATAAAAAAGCAGCTTGATCAAATTGCGCATTCGACATTGCTAGGAATGACGAATGTTCCAGCAACAGAGTTAGCTGAAAAATTGGTCGAAATTTCTCCTAAATCTCTTACACGAGTTTTTTATTCCGATAGCGGTGCAGAGGCGATGGAAATTGCGCTAAAAATGGCGTATCAATATTGGCAAAACATTGGAAAAACGAAAAAGCAAAAATTTATTGCTATTAAAAACGGGTATCATGGCGACACGATTGGAGCGGTTAGTGTCGGGGCAATTGATTTATTCCATCAAGTGTACGGTCCGCTTATGTTTGAAAGCTATAAAATACCGGTTCCATATGTGTACCGCCATCCATCTGAAAATGCCGAAATATGCCGTGATGAATGCTTACATGAGCTAGAACAATTACTAAAAGAAAAACATGAAGAAATTGCCGCCCTTTCTATTGAGTCGATGATGCAAGGTGCCGGCGGAATGATTTTAATGCCAGAAGGGTATTTATCTGGTGTACGCGAGCTTTGTACGAAATATGATGTGTTAATGATTGTCGATGAGGTGGCAACGGGATTTGGACGAACAGGAAAAATGTTTGCTTGTGAGCATGAAGGGGTTGAGCCAGATTTAATGGCAGCAGGAAAAGGAATTACGGGCGGATACTTACCGGTTGCCGTTACTTTTACGACCGAAAAAATTTATGAAGCCTTTTACGATGATTTCCAAAAATTTAAAACGTTTTTCCATGGACACTCGTATACAGGAAATCAGCTCGGTTGTGCGGTCGCTTTAGAAAATCTACGTCTATTTGAACGCGACGATCTTGTCAATCAAGTTGCAGAAAAATCAGAGTATGTAAAAGAGCTGCTGGAAGAATTGAAAGAACTCCCACATGTAGGGGACATTCGTCAGTTAGGGTTTATGTGTGGAATTGAGCTCGTCTTGAATAAAGAAACGAAGGAACCTTTCCCGTTTGAACAGCGAGTCGGCTATAAAACAAGCTTAAAAATGAGAGAATTAGGTTTATTAACACGTCCGATGGGGGATGTTCTTGTCTTCATGCCGCCGCTTGTCAGCACGAAAGAAGAACTAAAAGAAATGCTCAAAATTTATAAACAAGCGATATTAGAGGTGCCAGTGAAGGAGGCCGAATACTTTGCCGGCGCGAATGCATAACTGGTTAGAGATTGAACTGAAGCAAATAAAAGAAAAAGGCTTGTATCGCGAGTTAAAAACGGCAGAGTCTAGCCCAGCTTCATCAGTAGTCATCAACGGGAAAGAGTATTTAATGGCTGCTTCCAACAATTATTTGGGACTAGCAGGGGATCGACGTCTCATTAGGGCGGCTATTATAGCCCATGAAAAATTTGGGATTGGCAGTTCAGGGTCACGATTAACGACTGGAAATACGATTTTGCATGATCAGCTTGAACAAAGAATAGCGAGTTTTAAAAATAAAGAGGCGGCTATGCTCTTTTCAAGCGGATATTTAGCGAACATCGGTGTTATTTCTAGTTTAGCAGGAGAAGAGGACTGTATTTTAAGTGATGAGTTAAATCACGCTAGTATTATCGATGGCTGCCGTTTAAGTAAAGCAAAAACAATTGTTTATAAGCATGTGGATATGGAAGATTTAGAGAAGAAATTAAAGGAAGCTCAAGGTTATCGGTACCGGTTTATCGTGACAGATGGCGTTTTTAGCATGGATGGAAATATTGCTCCACTTCCTGACATTGTCAAGCTAGGAAAGCAATATGATGCTTATGTGATCGTCGATGACGCCCATGCTACGGGTGTTTTGGGGGAAAATGGAAGAGGAACGAGTGAATTTTTGAACGTGGATGTTGATGTCACAATCGGTACATTAAGTAAAGCGGTCGGAACAGAAGGTGGCTTTGTTGTTGGTTCACAAAAACTGATTGACTATTTAAGAAATAAAGCTCGTTCGTTTATTTTTCAAACGGGCATGTCGCCAGGGATTGCAGCCGCCTCAAAAAAGGCGATTGACATCATCGAAGAAGAGCCCGACAGAAGAGAACATCTTCATCGACTTGAACGAAAGCTTCGCGAAAAGTTAGTCAACAGCGGATTTTATGTTCTAGGTGAACAAACGCCGATTATTCCTGTTATCATTGGAGAAGCAGACAAGGCTGTACAATTTGCTCAAAAGCTGCTTGAAGCTGGAATATATGCTCCAGCCATTCGACCGCCAACCGTACCTGAAGGAATGAGCCGAATTCGTTTAACGCTTATGGCAAGCCATACAGAAGAGGAGATTTCCTATATTCATCAAAGCATTGAACGGATTGGAAAGGAATTAAAGATGATGAAAGGGTAGTTGAGAAGAAAAACTTTCTTTTAGCTTCAAGAAAAGATGTTGCTGCCTCGCCGATTGGCGAGGTTTTTTATGAGATAATGTGAACAAAAAGAAAAAACATTTAGATTCGTGACTGTTTTCAGGCAACATGTGACAAGTTCGGTAAAGTAAAATTAAAATAGAGGAAATTGTAACAATATAGACAAATTTTCCTTTCACTGGCACTAGTGGAAGTTTTGAAAATCATGTAAAATTCATATTGTGAAATATTTCACAAATAATGAATATTCGAAGGGATGATTTATAGTGAGTAGAGAACGTGTCAATCGAGTAGTAGTTATAGGGACAGGTTTTGTTGGATCAAGTTATGCATTTGCTCTTGTCAATCAAGGAATTGCGGATGAGCTCGTCTTAATTGATGTAAATAAAGAAAAGTCAATAGGAGACGTTATGGACTTAAATCATGGGAAAGTTTTTGCGCCAAAACCAACCAACATTTGGTTTGGAGATTACAAAGACTGCCGTGATGCGGATTTAGTCGTGATTTGTGCCGGTGCTAATCAAAAGCCAGGAGAGACAAGGCTAGATCTCGTCGATAAAAATATTAAAATCTTCCAAACAATTGTTGAGTCTGTAATGGCTTCTGGATTTGATGGAATTTTCCTTATCGCCACGAATCCAGTAGATATTTTGACATATGCGACATGGAAATTTAGCGGTTTGACGAAAGAGCGTGTCATCGGCTCTGGTACGATTCTTGATACAGCAAGATTCCGCTTTTTGCTAGGGGATTATTTCAAAATAGCGCCAACAAATGTTCACGCCTATATTATTGGCGAGCATGGAGATACAGAGCTTCCCGTTTGGAGTCATGCGGAAATTGGCAGTATCCCAATTGAACAGCTAGTTGCCAAAAATGATCACTATAAAAAAGAAGATTTAGAAAATATTTTTATAAATGTTCGAGATGCTGCTTATCAAATTATTGAAAAAAAAGGGGCAACCTACTACGGCATTGCCATGGGACTAGTTCGTATTACACGTGCCA
This sequence is a window from Bacillus alveayuensis. Protein-coding genes within it:
- a CDS encoding L-lactate dehydrogenase (product_source=KO:K00016; cath_funfam=3.40.50.720,3.90.110.10; cog=COG0039; ko=KO:K00016; pfam=PF00056,PF02866; superfamily=51735,56327; tigrfam=TIGR01771; transmembrane_helix_parts=Inside_1_8,TMhelix_9_31,Outside_32_322), with the translated sequence MSRERVNRVVVIGTGFVGSSYAFALVNQGIADELVLIDVNKEKSIGDVMDLNHGKVFAPKPTNIWFGDYKDCRDADLVVICAGANQKPGETRLDLVDKNIKIFQTIVESVMASGFDGIFLIATNPVDILTYATWKFSGLTKERVIGSGTILDTARFRFLLGDYFKIAPTNVHAYIIGEHGDTELPVWSHAEIGSIPIEQLVAKNDHYKKEDLENIFINVRDAAYQIIEKKGATYYGIAMGLVRITRAILHNENAILTVSAYLDGEYGENNVYIGVPAIINRSGIREVMELTLNDTEQQQFHHSVSVLKNILAPFFKEVKESL